The Desulfomicrobium escambiense DSM 10707 genome segment GGCCTCGATGATCGCCCTTTCGGCCAGTTCCGCCAGAATCTTCATGGGGTTCCCAGCAGTCGCGCCACCACGTGGCGGAAGCTTTCCTCGGGGATGAACCCGAGGTGGTCGAGAATCTTCTTGCCCTGGCGGTCGTAGATCAGGGTGCGCGGGATGGAGCCGATGTCCATCATCTGGCCGATGGAGCCGTCATCGAGGAAGATGGGGAAATTGACCTTGTTCTGCTTGATGAAGTTCTCGACGAGCTTGGGGTTGTAGTCCACGGAGATGCCGACGATGCTCAGGTCGCTCTCGGCGAATTCCCTGCGTACGTTCATGAGGCCCGGAAACTCCTTCACGCATGGGCTGCACCAGGTGGCCCAATAGTTGACGATCAGGACACGCCCCTTGCTCGAATCGATAAGGTTCCGCAGGCCCTGCACGCCGATTTTCTCGACGCCCTGGGCCATGAGGATCGTGGGTGCGCAGAGGAGTAGCAGGGTGGCGAACAGGGTTTTCAGGGCCTTCATGGGCGATCCTTGTTGGGGTGGTTGGTGGTGAATCATGAATGCTAGCCCGAGTTGCGATTGGCCGTCAACGTACGGAGCAGTCGGTATTGCGCGTTGCATTTTGGCCCTTTTTGAATGATTCGGGATGCCGTCAACGACGAGGAGGACAACCATGACGACATTCATCAAAAAGAAAACCGAGATCGAAGAGTCCGACGCGACCATGACTTTCCGTCCCGGCCAGTTCAAGCGCGCCCCCTTCTCCCTGGCGGAGAAGAATATCTACCTGCTCGGCATGCGCGGTAGCGGCAAGACCACCGTGGGCGCGGTCCTGGCCGCCGCTCTGGGCTGCGCCTGCATCGACACCGACGTCCTGGTCGTCGAAGCCGCGGGCAAGACCATCGAAGCCATTGTCGCCGACGCGGGCTGGGACGAGTTCCGCCGCCTCGAGTCCGAAGCTCTGGCCCGCGCCGCGGAACTGCCCGGCAAGGTCGTGGCCACGGGTGGCGGCATTGTCATGTCCCAGGCCAACCGAGACCTCATGTACCGCACGGGCGTGAGCTTCTACCTGGCGGCCGACGCGGCGCTGCTGATTGGCAGGCTTCTGCGTGACGGCAACGCGGCCCAGCGCCCCGCCCTGACCCCCCTGGACCTGCACGACGAGGTGGCCGCGGTCATGGCCGAGCGCGAGCCCCTGTACATGGCGGGCATGGACCACATGCTCCAGGCCCACCGCAGTGTGGACGAACTCGTCGACGACATCCTCGTGGCCCTGGGCCTCAAGGAATGGGATTTTACCGAGAAGGAGCGGGTTCTGGACAGGTATTAGGACGGTTCTGGGCCGGGGCGTTCATGTCAATTGGGTTGATTCATTGATGATTCACAAGATTGTCAGATGCGGGCGACGGCCAGGAAGACTGCGTGCAGGGCGATGACCAGAGTGATGAAGACCTGGCGCGCCCGGTCCCGCCCCAGTCCCGGAAAGGCGTAACCCAGATGCCCGTGGGGGCAGCGCGGCAGACAGTCGCCGCACAGGGAGCAGGTCAGGCCGGGGCGCTTTCGTTCGAGATCGGCCCTTGTCAGGGCGTTGTAGCGGCAGGCCTTGGCGCACAGGCCGCAGCCCGTGCAGGAGCTGTCGATGGACACGCGCCAGGGCAGGACGCGGCCGATCAGGTTGTTCAGGAGGCCGATGGGGCACCAGGCCGTGCAGTGGACCATGGTGCCGCTGCGGCGCGAAACCAGGGCCATGACCGCCACCCCGGCCAGACCGAACACCGCGGCCAGGCCAAGGCCCCACGCCCAGCCCGCGCCCAGGGCGCGCAGGACCAGGGGCGCGGCCACGGCGGCGGCCAGGAGGGCGACCCGCAGGCGCGGCGCCCAGGCCGGCAGGGCCTTGGGTTTGCCGTCGTGGAGACGGGCCAGGCGGTCGTCCCAGGCGCCGATGTAGCAGAGGTGGCTGCACCAGGCCGGACCGACCAGCAGCAGCGACACGGCCAGCAGGATGGGCATGAAGAAGCCTTCGCCGCGGAACAGGGGGCCCGAAACGATCAGGGCCGGGACGGGCAGGTGGAGTTTCCCGGTCATGAGGAACTGCTCCCACCCCGACAGGCCGAGCAGCAGCTGGCCGAAGAAGACGGCCGAGAAGAGGGTCCAGATGTGTCCGCGGATCTTGGCCGAAGGCCCGTCCAGCATCCAGCCGGCCACGAGGCTGCCGTAGACGGCGAAGAGGGCGATCCAGAGAGGCCCCGAGCCGGGGAGAAACCGTTCGCCCAAGAGCAGGGGAAAGGACGTTTTGGACACGGCCAGGGCGAGGGTGCCGGCCACGAGCAGGGCCACGGCCGAGGAGACCATGTCCTGCGGGCGCAGGCTTCCGAAGATGCGTCGACCGGGTCCGCCCGCAAGCAGCAGCGCGGCGGCCGCGTGGGCTAGGCTGACGGCGCCCAGGATCAGGGCCAGGCGCACCCAGGGCAGCCCGAAGCTCATGCGCCAGGCCACCAGGGATTGGGCCTGGAAGGCCCACAGGGCCGTCCCGCCGACGGCGGCCAGGATGAGCAGGGGGCGGGGCAGGAATTTCGGGAACCAGACCGCGGGGGCCAGGATGAGCGCAGGCAGGGCTTCCCACAGGGTGCCGAAGCGCAGAAAGTGCGCGGCCGAGGTCAGGGCGCAGAGGGTGAAGAGGACGCGGGTGGAGGTCTTCATGGCCGCACCGCCGCGTCGAAATTTTCCCGGCCCATCCTCTCGACGAAATCCCCGAGGCGCAGCCCGGGCCGACCTTGAGTCATGAGCGTGCGCAAGACCCGCTCCAGGATGCCCATGGCTTCGGGCAGACCGTAGACACCCAGTTCGTGGGCCAGGCGCGGGTGCCGGCCGAGCTTGCCGCCCAGGACCACGCGCCAGCCTGTTGCGGCGGTTTGCAGGGCTCCGGAGGGGCAGGCCCGGACGCAGGCCCCGCAACCCAGGCAGCGCGACGGGTCAAGACTGATCGGGCCGCCCAGGGTCAGGGCCTTTTCGGCGCAGGCGTCGACGCAGAGCCCGCAGGCCGTGCATGCGTCCGGCTCGACGCCGACCCGGCCGAAGGCGATCAGGCCGAAGTCTGCGATGTGCGGCTGGGAGCATCCGTTGGGGCACGAGGCCACGGCGAGACGGAATTGATGGTGATGGCGGATGGGCTTCACGCCGGCGGCAAGGAAGGCGTTCCAGCCGGAACGGGCCATGACGGCGTCGATTTCCTTCGAGATGTCCCGTCCGATGACGGCATGGGGGCATCCGGTCGCGCCGCGGCAGACCTTGAGACTGTGCGTGGGGAGAGTGTCGGGTGTGGTCATGCCGTCATCCTGGTGCAAAACGATCCGGGAATCCTTGACCTGAGTCAAAAATTCCCGAATTGCACACGCCGGCGCGTGAGGAAATTGTTGCTGTCCGTCAGGCGATCCTGATGGTAAAGGGTATGACGTGCAGGCTGCGCGAGATTTCCCGGGTGGCGCCAAGGGCCCACGAGGCGGGGGTTTTGCCGATGCGTTCGCCGAGGGTCTGGGCCAGCTTGGCCAAGGCCAGGACCGGGTGCCGGGTGAAAACCTGGGGCAGGCCGTAGGTCAGGTTGCAGGCCAGGCACATGCCCGGGCGCTGGTGCAGCTGAAAGGCGAAGGCGAGCTCGTCCGGAGCGTGCTTTTCGAACCGCAGACGGATGTCGTAAGCCCCGTCCTCGGCGTCGCCGAAAAGGGCCTCGAAGAAGGCGTCGGTCCGCGACTGGGGGAAGACCTCGTCCAGGAAGTCCGGAGTGAAGATCTGGGCGGCGTTGGTCATGGGGCGTCTCCTGTGGGTGCCGGATTGATGGCGATTCCCTATCGGCGCCCCCCGCTTCAGGTCAAGGGAGATGACCGACAAACCATCCCGCTGCCGGAGGAGCACATGCAGGAAAGATTCGAAGACATTGAGATCAAATACCTCTATTTACAAAAAACGGTTGATGAGCTGAGCTCGGTTGTCATAGAACAGCAGAAGGAAATCCGGGAGCTTCGGCATCTGGTGACGCTCTTGGGCAGGAAGCTGAAGGACGTCTCCGCCATGCCTCCCTTCGATCCAGATGAAAAACCGCCCCACTACTGAACAGGCCGGAGTTGCCGTGGACCCCACCCCCTCCCGAAGCGAGACCGTGCCCGGAAAGACCGCACCCACCGCCGGAGCCGACCGCTCCCTGCACGCCATCCTCCAGCGCATAGAGGCCCTGCCTTCGTTGCCGTCGGTGGCCAACGCCATCCTTGGTCAGGTCCTGACCCAGGATTTCGACCACGCAAAGCTCGCCCGCATCATCGAGACGGACCAGGCCCTGACCATGAAGATCCTCGACCACGCCAACAGCGCGACCTACATCTCCAGGGGCATGGTCTCGCAGGTGGAACAGGGGCTCAACCGTCTGGGGAGCAGAGTCGTCCAGACCCTTATGCTCTCGGTCCTGATCAAGGACTCGCTGATCAAGGGCGACAGAAGCGGCGTGGCCGCGCACAAGACCCTGTGGCGGCACAGCCTGGCCACGGCCGTCTACGCCTCCCTCATCGCCGGCAGGAGCTATCCGTCCCTGGCCGGCGAGGCCTTCGGCGCGGGCGTCATGCACGATCTCGGCCGTATTTTCCTGCAGTTGCACGTGCAGGACGAATACGTCCATGTCACCGAGCGCATGGAGGAATTGTACGAGGCGGTCCTGGACGCGGAGCAGGAGGTCTTCAAGACGGACCATACGGCCGTGGGCCGCTGGATTGCCCAGAAATGGAAGCTGCCGCCGTCCATGACCGACGCCATCTGGCTGCACCATCACTCGGCGCCTGCGCTGGGCGCCATGAAGGACAACGGCCCCCTCGTGGCCATCGTGGCCCTGGCCAACATTCTGGCCCATTTCACACTGATGGACGTGCCCCAGAGCATGAGCCGGGATAAGCAGCGCCAGGCCGGCCTGCAGGACATGCTGGGACTGGGCGAGAAGGAGATCCAGGACATCCACCGCGCCTTCGCCCCGGCCTTTGCCGAGCGCGCCGAACCTTTCGATCTGGACGGGGACCAGGTGACCCTCTTCCTGTCTTCCCTGCAGCAGGCCAACCAGCAGCTCATGCGCATGGGGCTGGACCTGGAGCAGGCCGTGGGCCGGCTGGAGGACGCCAACCGCTTCACCAACCTGGGCTCCACCGTGGGTCTGAAGATGAGCACGGCGACGAGCGTCGACGAGATTTTCGAGGCCGCGGCCGTGAGCATGCAGGGGGAGGTCGGCGTGCGCGGTGGGTTCGCCTACTGGATGGTGCCGTCAGAACGGCTCATGCAGGGGCTCATCTGGGGCGGCGGCAACCGCCGCAGCGTGTCCTACGCCCTTGACGGCGACGGCCTGCCCCTGACCTCCGACGGCCCGCCCCTGCCCGAGAGCCTTCTGGTCATCCTGCGCAGCCATCACGAGCGCCACGAAGGCGCCTTCGCCATGGACCGCGAACTGCGCCTCAAACAGTTTTTCGTGGTCCAGGGTTACTGCATCTTTCCCCTCGTCGGCAGCGACTTCACCGGCGAACTGTGCATCCTGCGCTCCCAGGACCGCCCGCCCAAGATGACCCCCCAGGAGTACATGGGCTATTCGCAGGTCTCCTGCGTGGCCTCGGCCACCCTGGACCGCCTGCGCCTTTTCGACAGCCTGCAGATGCGCGCCGACGAGCTGTCCCGGGCCCTGTGGAAGAACCAGCAGATCAACCTGCAGCTCCTGCAGACCGAGCGCCTGGCCGCGGTGGGGCAGCTGGCCGCCGGGGCGGCCCACGAGATCAACAATCCCCTGGCCATCATTTCCGCGCGCACCCAGCTTCTGGAGAGCCGCGAGGACGACGAGAAGAAGCGCCGCGACCTGCGCCAGATCTCCGAGCAGATCGAGCGCATCTCGTCCATCCTGCTGAGCCTCATGGGATTCGCCCGGCCCAACGCGCCGCAGGTGACCAAGGTGGACCTGAACACCCTGCTGCAGAAGATCGTCGGCCTGGTCGAATCCATTTTCCATACCCACCGCATCCCCATCGTGCAGAATCTGTCGCCGGAAATGCCCCTGATCCTTGCCGACGCCAACCAGCTCGAACAGGTTTTCCTTAACCTGGTCATCAATGCCCAGCACGCCATGGAGAACGGCGGCGGGGTCCTGACCATCATCTCGTCCTTCCTGTCCGACGGCAAGCGCGTCTGCGTGACCGTGAAGGACACGGGCTGCGGCATCCCTCCGGAAAACCTGTCGCGCATCTTCGACCCGTTCTTCTCCACCAAGTCTGAGGGCAAGGGCACGGGCCTGGGGTTGTCCACGGCCTACGGTATCGTCACCAACCACTACGGCGAGATCAAGGTCCTGAGCGAGCCGGGGCGGGGCACGGAGATGGTCGTCATCCTGCCGGTGTCCACTCCCGTGACCATGCCCGAGAAGCCCGCGGCCGTGACCGCTCATCAGTGCGTCCCCCTGCCGGAGAACGAGGGCCGGATTCTGGTCGTGGACGACGAGGGGCATATCCGCGACATCCTGGCCGAGACCCTGCGCGAGGCCGGCTACGCCGTGGAGGCGGCCGCCAACGGCGAGGAGGCCGTACGCAAGCTGCGTGTCGGGACGTTCGACCTGATCCTTCTCGACATCCGCATGCCCGTGCATTCGGGCCTCGACGTGCTGAAGCTCCTCCGGCGCAAGGGCGGATTCCCGCCGGTCATGGTCATCACCGGTCTTGCCTCTTCCGAGGAAATGGACGAGGCCCTGCGCCTGGGCGCGGCCAAATGCGTGCGTAAACCCTTCCAGCTGAAGACCCTGCTGGCGGACATCTCCTGCCTGCTGCAGGGACATCGCTCAGGCCAGGCCTAGATTTTCGACTCATGGAGCAGACGTTGAACACAGCTCGCCACAGGCACACCCGCATCCTGGCCCTGGCCAGCGGCAAGGGCGGCACGGGCAAGACCACCGTGGCCGTGAACCTCGCCCTGGCCCTGAACCGCGCCGGGCACACGGTCTGCCTGCTGGACGCCGACTTCGGCCTGGCCAATGCCGAAGTGCACCTCGGGCTGCCCGCGCCCGCCAGGACTCTTGAGCACGTCCTCTTTGACAACCTGCCCCTGGAGGAGTGCCTCGTCCCGGTTCGGCCGGGCCTGGACCTCATTTCCGGCAGCAGCGGCGTGGCGCGCATGGCCGAACTGGACACGGCGGCACGCAAGCGCCTCATCGGCGAGTTTTCGGGCCTTTCGAACTACGATTTCCTCATCCTGGACAATTCGCCGGGCATTTCGGCCCAGGTCGTGTCCCTCTGCCTGGCCACGCGGGAGATCATCCTCGTGGTCAACCCCGAGGCCAGTTCCCTGGTGGACGCCTACGCCCTGATCAAGGTCCTGAAGGAGAACGGCCTGTGGTGGCCGCCGCTGGTCCTGGTCAACCGCGCCGAGTCCGGGGCCCAGGCCCGTCAGGTCTTCGCGCGCTTCCAGGAGACGGTGGTGCAGTTCCTGGATCTCAAACCGCTTTTTCTCGGCGCCATCCCCATGGATGACGCCGCCCGGCGCATTTCCGCCGCGGGCAAGCCTTTCGTGGCCCTGCGCGAGGACTTGCCCGCGAGCCAGGCCATTCTGTCCGTGGCCAAGCTGCTGGCCGAACGGCTGAACAAGGACTGGACCAGGAACGAACCGGCCGGCTTTTTCGAGAACGTGGTCGTACGCATGAAGCAGCGCCCGGATTTCGGCCGTCTCGTGTCCCATTCCGGAAGTGTCGGGAGCGACGCGTCCCAGCCGGACACGTACATGGAGTTGGTGGCCACCCTCGACAAGGCCGCGGGTCTGTGCGAGCGCCTCCTCGAGAATCCGGCCTACGCCTTCGTGCGCGAGCGTTTCGGGCTGGTCCGCCTGGCCATGGAGAATTTTCTGCAGCCCCTGGACCGCATGCGCAAGCCGCGCGGCGCCCTGAAGCCGCGCATCCTGGTGCTCAGCAACCACGAACAGATGCGCACCATGCTGCGCGAGATCGTGACCGAGGTGGGCTACGAGGCCGAGGCCTGCGTACCGGGAAGCGGCGATTTCCTGAAGTTCAGGGACACATGCAACCTCGTCCTCGTGTCCTGCGACCGGCCAGAGGCGCTCATCCGCTCCTGCCTCCAGCAGTTGCCCGAGACGCCGCTCATCCTTCTGACGGGTTTCGGCAGCTCGGCGCTGGAGACGGAGTTCCGCCACCGCACCGTGGCCGTGGTGCCAAGACCCTTCCATGTCAACGAGTTGCGCGGCATCCTGCAGTCCGCGCTGAAGTAGGCTCCCTGCCTATTTACAATCCCTGGGCCGTGGAATAAGCATTTTTCCTTTATTTCATGCCCCTTTCGCGGGGCGCATCATCTTCCTGCGCGGTTTTAGACCGGACCGCGCGGCAATCGGGACGTTTTTATGCGCAGAGACATCGAACATGTTGGCTGGGGAAAGCTGACCTACGAGATCAGGGCCATCGTGGCCGTGGCCCAGGACCTTCGCAACCTGGGTCTTCAGATCACCTGGGAGAACATCGGCGACCCCATCGAGAAGGGCGAGCAGGTGCCGGGCTGGATTAAGGAAATCATCGCCGACCTGGTCATGAACGACAAGACCTACGGCTACTGCGCCACCCAGGGCGTCCTGGAGACGCGTGAGTTCGTGGCGCAACTCGTCAACCAGCGCGGCAGCTACCAGGTTACGGCCGACGACATCATCTTCTTCAACGGCCTGGGCGACGCCGTGGCAAAGATCTTCGGCTTCCTGAAGCGCGAGGCCCGCGTCATCGGGCCCTCCCCGGCCTACTCGACGCACTCCTCGGCCGAGGCCGCCCATTCGGGCTATGAGCACCTGACCTACGAGCTCGACCCGAACAACGGCTGGATGCCCGACCTCGTCGACCTGGAGAACAAGGTCCGCTACAACGACTCCATCGCCGGCATCCTGTTCATCAATCCCGACAACCCCACGGGCGCGGTCTACCCCTGCGAGCTCATCGAGAAAATCGTGGACATCGCCCGGCGCTACAACATCTTCATCCTGGCCGACGAGATCTACGCCAACATCGTCTACAGCGGCCACCCGACCTGCAGCCTGTCCGAGGTCATCGGCGAGGTGCCGGGCATGGCCCTGCGCGGCATCTCCAAGGAATACCCCTGGCCCGGGGCGCGCTGCGGCTGGATCGAGGTCTACAACAAGGACAAGAACCCGGATTTCAAAGCCTACATCAAGAGCCTCTTAAACGCCAAGATGCTCGAGGTCTGCTCCACGAGCCTGCCCCAGCTGTCCATCCCCCCGGTCATGGGCGACCCGCGTTACGCCGCACATCTCGACGCCCGGCGCAGGATGTTCGAGCACCGCGCCCAGGAGGCCTGGGAGGCCTTTCAGGGCGTGAAGGGCGTCAAGGTCATCAAGCCCCAGGGCGCGTTCTACATGTCCGTCATGTTCGAGGACGGGGCCCTGAATCCGGACCAGACCCTGGAGATTGAGAACCCCAAGGTGCGCGAGTACATTGAGGAGATCGTCAAGGGCGTGCAGGTGGACAAGCGCTTCGTCTACTACCTCCTGGGCGCAACGGGCATCTGCGTGGTCCCGTTGACGGGCTTCTGCTGCAACCGTAAGGGCTTCCGCGTCACGCTCCTGGAAACCGACGACGCCAAGCGGCAGCGCACCTGGCGCACCATCGTC includes the following:
- a CDS encoding P-loop NTPase translates to MNTARHRHTRILALASGKGGTGKTTVAVNLALALNRAGHTVCLLDADFGLANAEVHLGLPAPARTLEHVLFDNLPLEECLVPVRPGLDLISGSSGVARMAELDTAARKRLIGEFSGLSNYDFLILDNSPGISAQVVSLCLATREIILVVNPEASSLVDAYALIKVLKENGLWWPPLVLVNRAESGAQARQVFARFQETVVQFLDLKPLFLGAIPMDDAARRISAAGKPFVALREDLPASQAILSVAKLLAERLNKDWTRNEPAGFFENVVVRMKQRPDFGRLVSHSGSVGSDASQPDTYMELVATLDKAAGLCERLLENPAYAFVRERFGLVRLAMENFLQPLDRMRKPRGALKPRILVLSNHEQMRTMLREIVTEVGYEAEACVPGSGDFLKFRDTCNLVLVSCDRPEALIRSCLQQLPETPLILLTGFGSSALETEFRHRTVAVVPRPFHVNELRGILQSALK
- a CDS encoding SlyX family protein, which gives rise to MQERFEDIEIKYLYLQKTVDELSSVVIEQQKEIRELRHLVTLLGRKLKDVSAMPPFDPDEKPPHY
- a CDS encoding TlpA family protein disulfide reductase is translated as MKALKTLFATLLLLCAPTILMAQGVEKIGVQGLRNLIDSSKGRVLIVNYWATWCSPCVKEFPGLMNVRREFAESDLSIVGISVDYNPKLVENFIKQNKVNFPIFLDDGSIGQMMDIGSIPRTLIYDRQGKKILDHLGFIPEESFRHVVARLLGTP
- the aroL gene encoding shikimate kinase AroL translates to MTTFIKKKTEIEESDATMTFRPGQFKRAPFSLAEKNIYLLGMRGSGKTTVGAVLAAALGCACIDTDVLVVEAAGKTIEAIVADAGWDEFRRLESEALARAAELPGKVVATGGGIVMSQANRDLMYRTGVSFYLAADAALLIGRLLRDGNAAQRPALTPLDLHDEVAAVMAEREPLYMAGMDHMLQAHRSVDELVDDILVALGLKEWDFTEKERVLDRY
- a CDS encoding 4Fe-4S dicluster domain-containing protein; translated protein: MTTPDTLPTHSLKVCRGATGCPHAVIGRDISKEIDAVMARSGWNAFLAAGVKPIRHHHQFRLAVASCPNGCSQPHIADFGLIAFGRVGVEPDACTACGLCVDACAEKALTLGGPISLDPSRCLGCGACVRACPSGALQTAATGWRVVLGGKLGRHPRLAHELGVYGLPEAMGILERVLRTLMTQGRPGLRLGDFVERMGRENFDAAVRP
- a CDS encoding pyridoxal phosphate-dependent aminotransferase, with the protein product MRRDIEHVGWGKLTYEIRAIVAVAQDLRNLGLQITWENIGDPIEKGEQVPGWIKEIIADLVMNDKTYGYCATQGVLETREFVAQLVNQRGSYQVTADDIIFFNGLGDAVAKIFGFLKREARVIGPSPAYSTHSSAEAAHSGYEHLTYELDPNNGWMPDLVDLENKVRYNDSIAGILFINPDNPTGAVYPCELIEKIVDIARRYNIFILADEIYANIVYSGHPTCSLSEVIGEVPGMALRGISKEYPWPGARCGWIEVYNKDKNPDFKAYIKSLLNAKMLEVCSTSLPQLSIPPVMGDPRYAAHLDARRRMFEHRAQEAWEAFQGVKGVKVIKPQGAFYMSVMFEDGALNPDQTLEIENPKVREYIEEIVKGVQVDKRFVYYLLGATGICVVPLTGFCCNRKGFRVTLLETDDAKRQRTWRTIVDAITRYLASA
- a CDS encoding 4Fe-4S binding protein yields the protein MKTSTRVLFTLCALTSAAHFLRFGTLWEALPALILAPAVWFPKFLPRPLLILAAVGGTALWAFQAQSLVAWRMSFGLPWVRLALILGAVSLAHAAAALLLAGGPGRRIFGSLRPQDMVSSAVALLVAGTLALAVSKTSFPLLLGERFLPGSGPLWIALFAVYGSLVAGWMLDGPSAKIRGHIWTLFSAVFFGQLLLGLSGWEQFLMTGKLHLPVPALIVSGPLFRGEGFFMPILLAVSLLLVGPAWCSHLCYIGAWDDRLARLHDGKPKALPAWAPRLRVALLAAAVAAPLVLRALGAGWAWGLGLAAVFGLAGVAVMALVSRRSGTMVHCTAWCPIGLLNNLIGRVLPWRVSIDSSCTGCGLCAKACRYNALTRADLERKRPGLTCSLCGDCLPRCPHGHLGYAFPGLGRDRARQVFITLVIALHAVFLAVARI
- a CDS encoding HDOD domain-containing protein, with protein sequence MDPTPSRSETVPGKTAPTAGADRSLHAILQRIEALPSLPSVANAILGQVLTQDFDHAKLARIIETDQALTMKILDHANSATYISRGMVSQVEQGLNRLGSRVVQTLMLSVLIKDSLIKGDRSGVAAHKTLWRHSLATAVYASLIAGRSYPSLAGEAFGAGVMHDLGRIFLQLHVQDEYVHVTERMEELYEAVLDAEQEVFKTDHTAVGRWIAQKWKLPPSMTDAIWLHHHSAPALGAMKDNGPLVAIVALANILAHFTLMDVPQSMSRDKQRQAGLQDMLGLGEKEIQDIHRAFAPAFAERAEPFDLDGDQVTLFLSSLQQANQQLMRMGLDLEQAVGRLEDANRFTNLGSTVGLKMSTATSVDEIFEAAAVSMQGEVGVRGGFAYWMVPSERLMQGLIWGGGNRRSVSYALDGDGLPLTSDGPPLPESLLVILRSHHERHEGAFAMDRELRLKQFFVVQGYCIFPLVGSDFTGELCILRSQDRPPKMTPQEYMGYSQVSCVASATLDRLRLFDSLQMRADELSRALWKNQQINLQLLQTERLAAVGQLAAGAAHEINNPLAIISARTQLLESREDDEKKRRDLRQISEQIERISSILLSLMGFARPNAPQVTKVDLNTLLQKIVGLVESIFHTHRIPIVQNLSPEMPLILADANQLEQVFLNLVINAQHAMENGGGVLTIISSFLSDGKRVCVTVKDTGCGIPPENLSRIFDPFFSTKSEGKGTGLGLSTAYGIVTNHYGEIKVLSEPGRGTEMVVILPVSTPVTMPEKPAAVTAHQCVPLPENEGRILVVDDEGHIRDILAETLREAGYAVEAAANGEEAVRKLRVGTFDLILLDIRMPVHSGLDVLKLLRRKGGFPPVMVITGLASSEEMDEALRLGAAKCVRKPFQLKTLLADISCLLQGHRSGQA